The nucleotide sequence CCACGCTGTCCGCTGCCCCGCGCCGGGACGCGGTCCGCGAAATCCATCTTCCCTGCGCGAGCCTGTTCACCCGGCCCTCTGGCACGATGCTGCGCGGAGACGGGCGCCGGATCGTCCTCGGACCGGAAACCGGCGGCGCCGACTCGATGGCCGCGGTCGTCGCCCGGTTGCATGCCCGTGTTCGTGACCTGCCGGCGCCCGGAGGAAGGCCATGATGCAGGCCGATCGCGCCGCCTCCGCGCCGGGCCGGTTCGTCCTCGTGGGGGGGCGGATCCACGATCCCGCGCACGGCCGGGACGGCGTCGTGGCCGACATCTGGATCGACGGGGGAAAAATCGTCGCGGCCCCCGCCGCATCGACCGGCTTCCGGCGCATCGATGCCACGGGGCTGGTCGTCATGCCGGGCGGCGTCGATCTCCACAGCCACGTCGCGGGGCCGAAGGTCAACGCCGGCCGGCAGATCGCCCCCCATCTGGCCCGGCGCCGTGAAGGCGTCGCTGCCGTGCCGACGATCCACGCCACGGGGGCCCTCTACGCCGCCCTCGGCTACACGACCGTGTTCGATGCGGCGATCCCCACGGCCGCCGCGGCGCTCGCCCATCTCGAACTCGCCGATCTGCCGATCCTCGACAAGGGCATCTACCTGCTCGCGGCCGACGAGGCGGCGGTTCTCGACGCCCTCGCGCGGCATGATGCCCGCCAGACCGCCCGCCTGGTCGGGGCCGCGATCACGGCCGGCGCCGGCTGGGCCGTGAAGGTCGCCAACCCCGGCGGTGCCGCCTTCTGGAAGCACGGCCGGCGCGGCGACCACCACGACCTCGACACGCCCCTGCCCGATCGTCCCGGCCTCTCGCCGCGGCTGATCCTCGAACGGCTCGCCGATGCGGTGGCAGCGGTCGGGCTCCCGCATCCGCTCCACGTCCACACGGCCAACCTCGGCCTGCCCGGCAACTGGCGGACGACGCTGGAGACGATGCGGTCGCTCGCCGGCCGCCGGGCGCACCTCGCCCACGTGCAGTTTCACAGCTACTCGGGTGGCGGCCTCGACGAAGGGGGCTTCGGGTCGGGCGTCGCCCCGCTCGTCGAGTTCTTCAATGACCACGACACGCTCACGC is from Planctomycetia bacterium and encodes:
- a CDS encoding formylmethanofuran dehydrogenase subunit A yields the protein MQADRAASAPGRFVLVGGRIHDPAHGRDGVVADIWIDGGKIVAAPAASTGFRRIDATGLVVMPGGVDLHSHVAGPKVNAGRQIAPHLARRREGVAAVPTIHATGALYAALGYTTVFDAAIPTAAAALAHLELADLPILDKGIYLLAADEAAVLDALARHDARQTARLVGAAITAGAGWAVKVANPGGAAFWKHGRRGDHHDLDTPLPDRPGLSPRLILERLADAVAAVGLPHPLHVHTANLGLPGNWRTTLETMRSLAGRRAHLAHVQFHSYSGGGLDEGGFGSGVAPLVEFFNDHDTLTLDVGQILFGETVAMTGDAAAAEHLAHATGVPWMAHDLHLEGGCGVLPIAYREKSLVHAWQWAIGLEWFLTATDPWRIALSTDHPNGAHFTAYPHLMRLLGDAAFRREALGRIHPRVRSRTPLAGLDREYTLQELCIVTRAAPARIAGLPDKGHLGPGADADIALYRPDADLARMFSMPAKVFKAGLLVAEDGQVRSSPVGRTLAARTT